TCGTGGCACTGCATTCGTCTGTCGACTATCGCGTCTACATGATCGGCTTCGCACCCGGCTTCGCCTATCTTGGCGGATTGCCGGCGGCGATCCACACCTCCCGCCGCACCGACCCGCGCCGGGCGACCCCGCCTCGCAGCATTTCCATCGGCGGTCAGCAGACCGCCGTCTCGCCGCCGATCGCGATCCCGAGCGGCTGGCATCTGATCGGCCAGACGCCGGTGCGCTCCTACGATCCGGCCCGCAGCGAGCGGCCGTTCCTGTTCGCCGCCGGCGACACCATCCGTTTCCGCCCGATCGACGAGGACGAATACCGGACGCTCGTCGCCGCCGCCGAGGCTGGCGACGAGGTGGCGGAACGCCGTCCGGCTACCGGCGCGAGCGGGGAAGCCGCGTGATGACCATTTCGTCGGACGACACCACGCCCTGTCTCGCCATCATTGAGTGCGGCCCGTTTGCGACCATCCAGGATTTCGGCCGTTTCGGCTGGCAGCGCTTCGGCATCTCGGCCTCGGGCGCCATGGATCCCGTCGCGATGGCCCTTGCCAACACGCTGGTGGGAAATGACGGCGCCACGGCGGTGATCGAGATGGCGCTGCTCGGCGCCACAGTCCGCGTCGAAGCGCCCTGCCGCATCGCGCTGACCGGCGCCGAGGGGCCTGTTTCGATCGACGGTAGCCCGGCCGAAAGCT
This sequence is a window from Pseudoxanthobacter soli DSM 19599. Protein-coding genes within it:
- the pxpB gene encoding 5-oxoprolinase subunit PxpB, translating into MTNVLADPHAIELRFLDAGDSGLVIELGATVDAAVNAAVIALDAALARLALPAIRETVPTYRSLLVLFDPVRMRRPELIGIVRGLWPPAPLSEETTNHWIVPVLYGGESGVDLDHVAEVHGMTPQEVVALHSSVDYRVYMIGFAPGFAYLGGLPAAIHTSRRTDPRRATPPRSISIGGQQTAVSPPIAIPSGWHLIGQTPVRSYDPARSERPFLFAAGDTIRFRPIDEDEYRTLVAAAEAGDEVAERRPATGASGEAA